A genome region from Thalassotalea euphylliae includes the following:
- a CDS encoding ATP-NAD kinase family protein — protein MKQAFKLGFIVNPIAGIGGSVALKGSDGEGIAQQALQLGATAKANQRAATALSVLKPYQEQIQIFTASGDMGENCARELGFSITNVYQAPLQSSASDTENTVAALVAEGVDLILFAGGDGTARNICHQIETLQANRNIPVLGIPAGCKIHSGVYTVTPKAAGRVVEMMVTNQLVTLTDADVMDIDESLFRDGVVKAKRYGEMQIPMELRYVQAVKAGGKEADELVLQDIAAHVIDELEDSPAVIGSGSTTAAIMDEMGIDNTLLGVDLVQSETVVASDVTEPGLWAFVQQHQSTSDEPIKLVITVIGGQGHIFGRGNQQLSPRIIKAVGKDNIIIVATKRKLASLNARPLIADTGDDELDQALAGYLPIVTGYRDQVLYPIASPL, from the coding sequence ATGAAACAAGCATTCAAGCTAGGTTTTATTGTTAATCCTATCGCGGGGATAGGCGGCAGCGTTGCATTAAAGGGTAGTGATGGCGAAGGTATTGCACAGCAAGCACTGCAACTTGGTGCGACAGCTAAAGCCAATCAAAGGGCGGCAACTGCACTTTCGGTACTAAAACCATACCAAGAGCAAATTCAAATCTTTACCGCTAGTGGTGATATGGGCGAGAACTGCGCTCGGGAGTTGGGTTTTAGTATTACCAATGTTTACCAAGCGCCACTGCAATCATCAGCTAGCGATACCGAAAATACGGTTGCAGCACTAGTTGCTGAAGGTGTTGATCTTATCTTATTTGCCGGCGGCGATGGTACAGCGCGCAATATTTGCCACCAAATTGAAACGTTGCAAGCTAATCGCAATATACCTGTGTTGGGTATTCCTGCCGGTTGTAAAATTCATTCCGGTGTTTATACGGTAACGCCCAAAGCTGCTGGCCGTGTTGTAGAGATGATGGTAACGAATCAGCTGGTTACGTTAACGGATGCCGACGTGATGGATATTGATGAAAGCTTGTTTCGCGACGGTGTTGTCAAAGCCAAACGTTATGGTGAAATGCAAATTCCGATGGAGCTGCGATACGTACAGGCCGTTAAAGCGGGTGGCAAAGAAGCAGACGAGCTTGTTTTACAAGATATTGCGGCACATGTGATTGATGAACTCGAAGACAGCCCCGCTGTTATTGGTTCAGGCTCAACAACCGCAGCCATTATGGATGAAATGGGAATCGACAATACATTGCTGGGTGTCGATCTAGTTCAAAGTGAAACGGTGGTAGCTAGTGATGTAACTGAGCCAGGATTGTGGGCGTTTGTTCAGCAACATCAATCAACGAGTGACGAGCCAATTAAGTTGGTGATTACTGTGATAGGTGGTCAAGGGCATATTTTTGGCCGAGGAAATCAGCAGCTTAGCCCTCGCATAATTAAGGCCGTGGGGAAAGACAATATTATTATTGTGGCGACCAAAAGGAAACTCGCTAGCTTAAATGCAAGGCCGCTAATTGCTGACACCGGTGATGATGAGCTCGATCAGGCCTTAGCGGGTTATTTGCCGATTGTTACTGGCTATCGTGATCAAGTGTTATACCCTATTGCTAGCCCGCTTTGA
- a CDS encoding elongation factor P hydroxylase, with amino-acid sequence MHQIDDIISIFNNTFFDSFNTKLVKGKDEPIYLPADDTVDHHRIIFAHGFYASALHEIAHWCIAGPDRRLLEDFGYWYEPDGRTEMQQKEFEKVEVKPQAVEWALCAAAGKNFRVSADNLNGAEPDYQGFKNSVFEQVKTYLVDGFPVRAQQLMAALCEFYQTNIPSSEHDFVRVSP; translated from the coding sequence ATGCACCAGATTGACGACATCATTTCGATTTTCAACAACACTTTTTTTGATTCATTTAATACCAAGTTGGTTAAAGGTAAAGACGAGCCAATTTATTTGCCGGCTGATGACACTGTAGATCATCATCGAATTATTTTTGCCCATGGCTTTTATGCCAGTGCGTTGCATGAAATTGCGCATTGGTGCATTGCTGGCCCAGACCGCCGATTGTTGGAAGATTTTGGCTATTGGTATGAACCCGATGGCCGAACTGAAATGCAACAAAAAGAATTTGAAAAAGTTGAGGTTAAGCCGCAAGCGGTGGAGTGGGCGTTATGTGCTGCTGCGGGTAAAAACTTTAGAGTGTCAGCGGATAACCTCAACGGCGCTGAGCCTGACTATCAAGGGTTTAAAAACTCAGTGTTTGAGCAAGTTAAGACTTACCTCGTTGATGGCTTTCCTGTTCGTGCCCAGCAATTGATGGCAGCCTTATGTGAGTTCTACCAAACCAATATACCTAGCAGTGAACATGATTTTGTTAGGGTATCACCATAA
- the mnmC gene encoding bifunctional tRNA (5-methylaminomethyl-2-thiouridine)(34)-methyltransferase MnmD/FAD-dependent 5-carboxymethylaminomethyl-2-thiouridine(34) oxidoreductase MnmC produces MTQTSNNHNASKDSPEDFHNIAYQDNGAPYSLQFDDIYFDTESGCQQSEQVFLRGNQISERLLETNTPLIIGETGFGTGLNFFLTAAKMQQLIAKLGDDKVTDVHFTSVEKYPLSGESIKQSLAMWTDLQPLIAKVLAQYPARPQQRCDISLFNNKLKLTILFDDATQGFAKLKLAKHAKINAWYLDGFSPSQNSAMWSEALFEQIARLSAEDATLATFTVAGFVRRRLTHVGFRVAKKKTAGKKNQTLVAKFQQSPNSGKGYLLRPNQPKAQHVTIIGGGIAAACLTYQLAQKGVKVSVICKDEAIAQGASSNAIGALYPLIHLQRDEISEFYVHALARARAFYDELVAQGYDFAHAWCGLLELSYKEALQKRQEKFASAPVWPHDIIHSLDAQQASQIAGVTLTNGGMFIPQAGWIAPAELVSALFDAASKIGQVKIRTNTKVEQLTQLDDQRWQLQTNKGELVASTLVICGGADSDQLAPISELPQYPVRGQVSEVAIASPDHQLNTVICHKGYMTPANNEKFCIGATFDKNDRDIEVRSADNTYNIKMVSQSMPELETITQSSIVGQKARLRAMTPDHLPIAGPMPKTDEYPALYGKLAQDKHWKINSPAPYYANLYVISGLGARGLCSAPLVSDMIVADLCNQPYPLPSKMRFNLAANRFVIKDIIKGKYAAS; encoded by the coding sequence GTGACCCAAACTAGCAATAATCACAACGCGTCTAAAGACTCACCTGAAGACTTTCATAATATAGCCTACCAAGACAATGGTGCCCCATATTCATTACAGTTTGACGATATTTATTTTGATACTGAATCTGGCTGCCAACAAAGCGAGCAAGTTTTCCTGCGTGGCAACCAAATTAGTGAGCGACTACTAGAGACAAACACCCCACTAATTATTGGCGAGACAGGCTTTGGCACTGGCTTGAACTTCTTCCTAACCGCCGCAAAAATGCAGCAGTTAATCGCTAAGCTTGGTGACGATAAAGTTACAGATGTGCACTTTACTAGTGTTGAGAAATACCCCTTATCTGGTGAAAGTATCAAGCAAAGCTTAGCCATGTGGACTGATTTACAACCACTAATAGCAAAAGTGCTAGCGCAATACCCTGCTCGCCCACAACAACGATGTGATATTTCGCTATTTAACAACAAACTCAAATTAACGATTTTATTTGACGATGCAACGCAAGGTTTTGCCAAGTTGAAGCTAGCCAAACACGCCAAAATAAACGCTTGGTACCTCGATGGCTTTTCGCCTTCACAAAACTCAGCGATGTGGAGTGAAGCATTATTCGAGCAAATCGCTCGCCTGTCGGCAGAAGATGCAACGTTAGCAACCTTTACCGTTGCGGGGTTTGTTCGTCGCCGTCTTACCCACGTTGGTTTTCGCGTAGCCAAGAAAAAGACCGCAGGTAAAAAAAACCAAACCTTAGTGGCGAAGTTTCAACAATCTCCAAATTCTGGCAAAGGGTACTTACTCAGACCCAACCAGCCCAAAGCGCAACACGTGACGATTATCGGTGGTGGCATTGCCGCAGCTTGTTTAACTTATCAGCTTGCCCAGAAAGGGGTAAAAGTTAGTGTGATTTGCAAAGACGAAGCGATTGCACAAGGTGCTTCAAGCAATGCAATAGGCGCCTTGTATCCACTCATTCATCTACAGCGCGACGAAATCAGTGAATTCTATGTACACGCATTAGCTAGGGCTCGTGCCTTTTATGATGAGCTAGTTGCCCAAGGGTACGACTTTGCTCACGCTTGGTGCGGCTTACTTGAGCTTTCATACAAAGAGGCTTTACAAAAGCGCCAAGAAAAATTTGCGAGTGCGCCTGTATGGCCGCACGATATTATTCACAGTTTAGACGCACAGCAAGCCTCACAAATTGCCGGTGTAACCCTCACCAACGGCGGCATGTTTATTCCTCAGGCTGGCTGGATTGCGCCAGCAGAGCTCGTTAGCGCATTGTTTGACGCTGCAAGTAAGATTGGCCAAGTGAAAATTCGTACCAATACCAAGGTCGAGCAGTTAACCCAACTTGACGACCAGCGCTGGCAACTACAAACCAATAAGGGAGAGCTTGTCGCATCGACGTTAGTGATTTGTGGTGGCGCTGATAGCGATCAACTCGCACCGATCAGCGAACTGCCGCAATACCCTGTGCGTGGCCAAGTTTCTGAAGTCGCTATTGCGAGCCCCGATCATCAATTAAACACAGTGATCTGCCATAAAGGCTATATGACACCGGCTAATAACGAAAAATTCTGCATTGGTGCCACATTTGACAAAAACGACAGAGATATTGAGGTTCGCAGCGCCGATAATACCTACAATATCAAGATGGTAAGCCAAAGCATGCCAGAGCTTGAAACGATTACTCAAAGCAGTATCGTTGGCCAAAAGGCTCGTTTAAGAGCGATGACGCCAGATCATTTACCGATTGCTGGTCCAATGCCGAAAACAGACGAGTACCCTGCTTTGTATGGAAAATTGGCACAAGATAAGCACTGGAAAATCAATTCGCCAGCTCCTTATTACGCAAACCTTTATGTAATATCAGGACTTGGTGCTCGCGGGTTGTGTTCAGCACCGTTAGTGAGCGATATGATAGTGGCTGATTTATGCAACCAGCCCTACCCTTTGCCTAGTAAAATGCGTTTTAATTTAGCCGCTAATCGCTTTGTTATTAAAGATATTATCAAAGGTAAGTACGCTGCGAGCTAA
- a CDS encoding XRE family transcriptional regulator: protein MADASALSLRTIQRVENNGTGSPETIKALASCLEIKLSELFHSESEKTKSYFKAKGTALLSLIVTLGSGLFLTSASIASDISISAKEMEAPLNESIQIYRNNVEIFVPKSVPLTVSTESIWENELASVAEGSVEVKLEDFTVLANKAIIVKMEKGIKITTDYAEQHFHKAE, encoded by the coding sequence TTGGCTGATGCAAGTGCCTTGAGTTTAAGAACGATTCAAAGAGTTGAAAATAATGGGACTGGATCTCCTGAAACAATAAAAGCGTTGGCGTCATGTTTAGAGATAAAGCTAAGTGAACTATTTCACTCAGAATCAGAAAAAACCAAAAGCTACTTCAAAGCGAAAGGTACAGCGCTCTTATCACTTATTGTAACGTTAGGAAGTGGCTTGTTCTTAACATCTGCGTCAATTGCCTCAGATATTTCTATCTCTGCAAAAGAAATGGAAGCTCCGCTAAATGAAAGTATTCAAATATATCGCAATAATGTTGAGATCTTTGTTCCTAAAAGCGTTCCTTTAACCGTTTCAACTGAGTCAATATGGGAAAATGAATTGGCTTCTGTTGCTGAAGGGAGTGTTGAGGTTAAGTTAGAAGACTTTACTGTACTTGCTAATAAAGCGATCATTGTAAAAATGGAAAAAGGCATCAAAATTACAACGGATTATGCAGAACAACATTTCCATAAAGCGGAGTAA
- a CDS encoding DUF445 domain-containing protein, with translation MEWIIEHQLLLLIPIVSAIVGWLTNYLAVKMMFYPIQFVGIKAPYLGWQGLIPQKRKEMAEISVDLLLGKLLSVEDLVSRLEPDKISQAIERRLKQVLRKIINDVMQESAPKVWASLPAQGKNLVYARVEADIPNVVEKLVRDFQHNATEILDIKELVVDYLIAHPALINEIFLTAGNKEFPFIIRSGLYFGFLLGIPTMVCWYFFQDWWILPLGGLLVGYLTNWIALQIIFEPKDPIKIGPWNLQGMFLKRQDEVAKVYSHLIERKLMNSENIISTVLYGSGAEQLWELVELHVNDAIERYVAIGQPYIGLGLGADNYFKMKALAVKRIFDSSEKFLLYMHDYADSALNIGDDLREKMQSLSPAEFENVLRPAYKQDEWKLIVTGSVLGGLAGVIQLMYIFMPT, from the coding sequence ATGGAATGGATCATTGAGCACCAATTACTTTTATTAATCCCTATTGTCAGTGCGATTGTTGGTTGGCTTACAAATTATCTCGCCGTCAAAATGATGTTTTACCCCATTCAATTTGTCGGCATCAAAGCACCTTATCTTGGCTGGCAAGGCCTCATCCCCCAAAAACGCAAAGAAATGGCGGAAATATCGGTAGACTTACTACTTGGTAAGTTATTGAGTGTTGAAGACCTAGTTTCTCGTCTAGAGCCAGATAAAATCAGCCAAGCAATAGAGCGACGCCTCAAGCAAGTGCTGAGAAAAATCATCAATGATGTGATGCAAGAGTCCGCGCCTAAGGTCTGGGCATCACTACCCGCGCAAGGCAAAAATTTAGTCTACGCACGCGTTGAAGCAGACATACCCAACGTGGTTGAAAAGCTAGTCAGAGATTTTCAACACAATGCAACCGAAATCCTCGATATCAAAGAATTAGTCGTTGATTACCTAATCGCCCACCCTGCCCTTATCAACGAAATATTTTTGACCGCTGGCAACAAAGAATTCCCTTTTATTATCCGCTCAGGCTTGTATTTTGGCTTTCTGCTAGGCATTCCGACCATGGTGTGTTGGTACTTCTTCCAGGATTGGTGGATTTTACCGCTTGGTGGACTACTGGTCGGCTACCTAACTAACTGGATCGCCCTACAAATCATTTTTGAACCGAAAGATCCCATAAAAATTGGTCCTTGGAATCTGCAAGGTATGTTTTTAAAGCGCCAAGATGAAGTTGCCAAAGTGTACTCACATCTGATCGAGCGCAAACTGATGAATTCGGAAAACATCATTAGTACCGTGCTTTATGGCTCTGGCGCCGAGCAACTTTGGGAACTTGTTGAACTGCATGTCAATGACGCCATAGAACGCTATGTTGCTATTGGTCAACCTTATATTGGTCTTGGCTTAGGTGCCGACAATTATTTCAAAATGAAAGCGCTCGCGGTAAAACGCATTTTTGATAGCTCAGAAAAATTCTTGCTTTATATGCACGACTACGCCGATTCGGCACTCAATATTGGCGATGATTTACGCGAAAAAATGCAGTCGTTGTCTCCAGCAGAGTTTGAAAATGTGCTGCGACCAGCATACAAGCAAGACGAGTGGAAATTAATAGTCACTGGCTCTGTGCTAGGTGGCTTAGCTGGCGTAATACAGCTGATGTATATTTTTATGCCAACATAG
- a CDS encoding TetR/AcrR family transcriptional regulator, whose translation MKTAEKILLTSLELFNQQGEANVTCVDIALELDISPGNLYYHFRGKEVIVSALFDIYLAKTSKILVSPSSDKLTIESFFYYLYQLLESGNIYRFIYRNPTDLILKYPAISRNFNKLLKSKEQAVAVILDHFQEQQILQATPEQRRSLTQLITLIFTQSQNYFHLTSKDVAMEDASLQSLGWIYQAIAPYLTLNEQERADAIAAVSRQAANSSDDQQGENLLEKLATS comes from the coding sequence ATGAAAACAGCAGAAAAAATTCTGCTGACTAGCCTAGAGTTATTTAACCAGCAAGGAGAGGCGAATGTCACCTGTGTCGACATCGCTCTTGAGTTGGATATTAGCCCTGGCAATTTGTACTACCACTTCCGTGGTAAGGAAGTAATTGTCAGCGCCCTGTTTGATATTTATCTAGCTAAAACCAGTAAAATATTGGTTTCTCCCAGTAGCGACAAACTCACCATTGAAAGCTTCTTTTATTACCTATACCAGTTATTAGAAAGCGGTAACATTTATCGATTTATTTACCGCAATCCAACCGATTTAATTCTGAAATACCCAGCTATTTCGCGTAATTTTAATAAACTACTTAAAAGCAAAGAACAGGCTGTGGCCGTCATTCTCGATCATTTTCAAGAGCAGCAAATTCTCCAAGCCACACCTGAGCAGCGACGATCGTTAACGCAATTAATCACACTTATTTTCACCCAATCGCAAAATTATTTTCACTTAACCAGTAAAGACGTGGCGATGGAAGACGCCAGTTTGCAAAGTCTTGGTTGGATTTATCAAGCGATTGCGCCTTACTTAACACTTAATGAACAAGAGCGCGCAGATGCCATTGCCGCGGTTAGTCGGCAGGCAGCAAACTCCAGTGATGACCAGCAAGGCGAAAATTTGTTAGAGAAGCTCGCCACTTCTTGA
- the fabB gene encoding beta-ketoacyl-ACP synthase I, with translation MKRVVITGLGVVSSIGNDAKEVLTSLKTGRSGITRSESFAEVGLRSQVWGKPEITLKDHIDRKAMRFMGDASAYAYIAMNQAIEDAKLTPEQVSNIRTGIVAGSGGASSANVVSSADTLREKGVKRVGPYAVPKTMSSTISACLATPFKILGVNYSISSACATSAHCIGHAMELIQLGKQDIVFAGGGEEVDWSLAMMFDGMGALSTKYNETPEQASRTYDADRDGFVISGGGGMVVVEELEHALARGAHIYAEIVGYGATSDGYDMVAPSGEGAVRCMEMAMQDVEGDIDYLNTHGTSTPVGDVKELGAIQQVFGEKSPMISATKAMTGHALGAAGVHEAIYSILMMENNFVAPSINVNNLDEEAQGLNIVTEAQDAELNLVMSNSFGFGGTNSTLVMKKYQS, from the coding sequence ATGAAACGTGTCGTGATCACAGGATTGGGTGTTGTATCAAGTATAGGTAATGACGCCAAGGAAGTTTTAACATCATTAAAAACAGGGCGCTCTGGTATTACTCGCTCAGAAAGCTTCGCCGAAGTTGGCTTGCGCAGCCAAGTTTGGGGCAAACCAGAAATTACCTTAAAAGACCACATCGATCGCAAAGCGATGCGTTTTATGGGCGATGCCTCTGCTTACGCATACATTGCAATGAATCAAGCCATTGAAGACGCAAAATTAACACCAGAACAAGTTTCGAATATTCGCACTGGTATTGTTGCTGGCTCTGGTGGCGCATCATCGGCAAACGTGGTTTCGTCAGCAGATACTTTACGTGAAAAAGGCGTAAAACGTGTTGGTCCTTATGCCGTGCCTAAAACCATGTCGAGCACGATTTCTGCGTGTTTAGCAACACCGTTCAAAATTCTTGGTGTGAACTATTCAATTAGTTCCGCTTGCGCAACATCAGCGCACTGTATTGGTCATGCAATGGAGCTTATTCAGTTAGGTAAGCAAGACATCGTATTTGCAGGCGGTGGTGAAGAAGTGGACTGGTCACTCGCCATGATGTTTGACGGTATGGGCGCTTTATCTACCAAGTACAACGAAACACCAGAGCAAGCTTCTCGTACCTATGATGCAGATCGCGATGGCTTTGTTATTTCAGGTGGCGGCGGTATGGTCGTAGTTGAAGAACTTGAACACGCGCTTGCACGTGGTGCCCATATTTATGCTGAAATAGTAGGCTATGGCGCAACTTCAGATGGTTACGACATGGTGGCCCCAAGTGGTGAAGGTGCTGTGCGCTGTATGGAAATGGCTATGCAAGATGTTGAAGGTGACATTGATTACTTAAACACCCATGGCACTTCAACGCCAGTTGGTGATGTGAAAGAGCTAGGTGCGATTCAACAAGTATTTGGTGAAAAGTCGCCGATGATCAGTGCGACCAAAGCCATGACTGGCCACGCACTTGGCGCTGCTGGTGTACACGAAGCTATTTACTCAATCTTGATGATGGAAAACAACTTTGTTGCGCCATCAATCAATGTCAACAACTTAGATGAAGAAGCACAGGGCTTGAACATCGTTACTGAAGCGCAAGATGCAGAGCTGAACTTAGTGATGTCAAACAGCTTTGGTTTTGGTGGTACAAACTCAACACTTGTGATGAAAAAATATCAATCATAA
- a CDS encoding DUF3336 domain-containing protein produces MANRKLNEVEVAIGNAKTYQEYKEASLEHDRLSGADEWRAEETCKLYDYSLIRKRVNRIRDAKAKKDSAGLMFILHEGIHGNLGNIANPELNRFARIGTKVLIEEFLDEVCSAMEFIFNAKDEEVDFYDKLAFFEETAHAYGQSCLMLSGGASLGFFHVGVIRTLTEHNLMPNVISGASAGSIMASLIATRTDEELLDILTSESIYERFHQWGVWQGFLKDSLFDSTNLENALIELFDLTTFEEAYLKTGRHVSVTVSPADLHQYSRLLNARTSPNAIITQAVRASCAVPFLFSPVQLKAKNRAGEIVPYIPNRKFADGSVMADMPFNRLARLYGVNHSIVSQINPLAVPFLPRTKQHSTGIFAVTKRHVANMVKTNSIYACDVVENMVSGRTAKMAIHKVRSVVEQQYVGDINILPGRKIANLKHLLMNPTVESIDALTHMAERATWRQLSLIERSTRISKTFRGYLNQLREQEKLRLHWSHQGGERPSMPPQA; encoded by the coding sequence ATGGCTAATAGAAAGTTAAACGAAGTTGAAGTTGCCATTGGAAACGCTAAAACCTACCAAGAATATAAAGAGGCCAGCCTAGAGCATGATAGGCTATCTGGGGCTGATGAGTGGCGCGCAGAAGAAACGTGTAAGCTTTACGATTACAGCTTGATTCGCAAACGTGTTAATCGTATTCGTGATGCGAAAGCAAAAAAAGACTCAGCGGGATTAATGTTTATTTTGCATGAAGGTATTCATGGAAATTTAGGCAACATTGCCAACCCTGAGCTTAATCGCTTTGCGCGCATTGGCACTAAAGTCTTGATTGAAGAGTTTTTGGATGAAGTGTGCTCTGCGATGGAGTTTATTTTTAATGCCAAAGATGAAGAAGTCGACTTCTACGATAAACTGGCATTTTTTGAAGAAACCGCCCATGCCTACGGCCAAAGCTGCTTAATGTTAAGTGGTGGCGCTAGCTTAGGCTTCTTTCATGTCGGCGTTATTCGCACGCTAACTGAACACAATTTAATGCCCAATGTAATATCGGGTGCTAGTGCGGGTTCCATTATGGCGTCACTTATCGCCACACGTACCGATGAAGAACTACTCGATATTTTGACCTCAGAATCCATTTACGAGCGCTTTCATCAATGGGGGGTATGGCAGGGCTTTTTAAAAGATTCGCTGTTTGACAGTACGAATTTAGAAAATGCGTTAATTGAATTATTCGATTTAACCACGTTCGAAGAAGCTTATTTGAAAACCGGGCGTCATGTAAGCGTGACGGTTTCGCCTGCTGACTTGCATCAATATTCACGCTTGTTAAATGCTCGCACGTCTCCCAATGCGATTATCACGCAGGCGGTGCGTGCTTCTTGTGCCGTACCGTTTTTATTCTCACCAGTGCAATTAAAAGCAAAAAATCGCGCGGGTGAAATAGTGCCTTATATCCCTAATCGCAAGTTTGCCGATGGCTCCGTAATGGCAGATATGCCCTTTAATCGCTTAGCTCGTTTGTACGGTGTGAACCACAGTATTGTAAGCCAAATTAACCCACTAGCAGTGCCATTCTTACCGCGCACTAAGCAACATAGTACGGGTATTTTTGCGGTGACTAAGCGCCATGTTGCGAATATGGTTAAAACCAATAGTATTTATGCCTGTGACGTGGTTGAAAACATGGTTTCAGGTCGTACCGCTAAAATGGCAATCCACAAGGTGAGATCGGTTGTAGAGCAGCAGTACGTTGGTGATATTAATATCTTACCAGGTCGTAAAATTGCCAACTTAAAACACTTGTTGATGAACCCAACCGTGGAAAGCATAGATGCACTTACTCATATGGCAGAACGCGCGACATGGCGGCAATTGTCATTAATTGAGCGCAGCACACGGATCAGCAAAACATTTAGAGGCTACCTAAACCAATTAAGAGAGCAGGAAAAGCTGCGCTTGCATTGGAGTCATCAAGGCGGTGAAAGGCCAAGCATGCCGCCACAGGCTTAA
- a CDS encoding YfcL family protein, with amino-acid sequence MTFANLSELYLHFDQLAEHDADADTLFASSYIRGFVSLVASETGDESQPLSSQLAASVTAQLSKAKAELSPQDQVIVSNYWQSLLTSFSL; translated from the coding sequence GTGACGTTCGCTAACCTTTCAGAGTTATATCTTCATTTTGACCAACTGGCAGAGCATGATGCCGATGCCGATACACTTTTTGCCTCTAGCTATATTCGAGGCTTTGTTTCTTTGGTGGCGAGCGAAACAGGTGATGAGTCACAACCCCTTAGCAGTCAGTTAGCAGCCAGTGTGACAGCGCAGCTAAGCAAAGCGAAAGCTGAGCTTTCGCCGCAAGACCAAGTGATCGTTAGCAACTATTGGCAGTCTCTATTGACGAGTTTTTCGCTTTAA
- a CDS encoding wax ester/triacylglycerol synthase domain-containing protein — protein MAKRLSLLDRSFWLTETTDNPKHVACLQILTKPEGAADDYCQQLANKLRQHDQGVAPYNQRVIAFGHIALRFKAVSSLNMEYHVKFHQVEDIKDKVALHNFTAKLHEPMLDRDKPLWQLHIIEAPDSQEFAIYFKIHHMYGDGASLITWLQAAYPKSADEEFIPFWAKPRESKPRVAQNPFAVAIKALWLSLVTVVNLGIITFFLLLKILRINPVYMPIPFAGTKTMLTGQVTAGRVVATTHLDFTEVKKLAIQLRASVNEVFLCCFDIGVHKFLKDHGQQFGRPLITQMPINLRRPGEAAGGNKIAILPVQLAYGQKDPYRRLRQIIENHSIVKKVARRINPAALTAYTIVIQGFALVFEALKLSDLHRPIGNILISNVPGPRQDLYFGGSRVNNFYPISVLTPGGGVNITLLTYRDKAEIGLVCSDRKIKSLEPLASYFQEAFELLSDSVNNPELTTDDLGELARFGSQCVIEDEFQDNKVNVA, from the coding sequence ATGGCAAAAAGATTATCCTTACTAGATCGCTCGTTTTGGCTCACCGAGACAACTGATAACCCTAAACACGTCGCGTGTTTACAAATATTAACTAAGCCAGAAGGCGCGGCTGACGACTATTGTCAGCAGCTTGCCAATAAGTTAAGGCAGCACGATCAAGGGGTTGCGCCTTATAATCAACGGGTTATTGCATTTGGTCATATCGCGCTTAGGTTTAAAGCGGTAAGCAGCCTTAACATGGAATACCACGTTAAGTTTCATCAAGTTGAGGATATCAAAGACAAAGTCGCGCTGCATAATTTCACGGCCAAGCTACACGAGCCTATGCTTGATCGCGATAAACCGTTGTGGCAACTGCATATTATTGAAGCACCTGATAGTCAAGAGTTTGCCATTTACTTCAAAATTCATCATATGTATGGCGACGGCGCATCGTTGATCACTTGGTTACAAGCGGCATATCCCAAAAGTGCCGACGAAGAGTTTATTCCGTTTTGGGCAAAACCACGAGAATCTAAGCCAAGAGTGGCACAAAACCCATTTGCGGTAGCGATCAAAGCACTTTGGCTCAGTTTAGTGACAGTTGTAAACTTAGGCATTATTACCTTCTTCTTGCTGCTGAAGATCTTGCGAATAAACCCTGTTTACATGCCAATCCCGTTTGCGGGCACTAAAACCATGCTAACAGGCCAAGTTACTGCTGGTAGAGTGGTAGCCACTACCCACTTGGACTTTACTGAGGTTAAGAAGTTGGCTATTCAACTGAGGGCATCTGTGAATGAAGTTTTCCTCTGTTGCTTTGATATTGGGGTCCATAAATTCTTAAAAGATCATGGTCAACAATTTGGTCGGCCATTGATCACGCAAATGCCAATCAACTTGCGCCGCCCAGGAGAAGCCGCTGGTGGTAATAAAATTGCCATTTTGCCAGTACAGCTAGCTTATGGCCAAAAAGACCCATATCGCCGCTTACGTCAAATTATTGAAAATCACAGCATAGTGAAAAAAGTAGCACGCCGTATCAACCCGGCAGCGCTCACCGCTTACACTATCGTGATTCAAGGGTTTGCGTTAGTTTTTGAAGCGTTAAAGTTGTCAGATTTGCATCGCCCTATTGGTAATATTCTGATTTCCAATGTACCAGGCCCAAGACAAGATCTTTACTTTGGTGGCAGTCGCGTTAATAACTTTTACCCAATCTCGGTGTTAACGCCGGGTGGTGGCGTTAACATCACGCTACTTACTTACCGCGATAAAGCAGAAATAGGTTTAGTATGCTCTGACAGAAAAATTAAATCTCTCGAGCCACTTGCTAGCTATTTTCAGGAGGCATTTGAACTCTTATCAGACAGTGTTAACAACCCTGAGTTAACCACTGATGATCTTGGCGAGTTAGCTAGATTTGGCTCGCAATGCGTGATTGAAGACGAATTTCAGGACAACAAAGTGAATGTTGCCTAA